The following coding sequences lie in one Treponema sp. OMZ 790 genomic window:
- a CDS encoding cation diffusion facilitator family transporter, whose translation MNSDNRIKLVRIASLTALIGNIIICIAKLIIGIYAQSLSVIGDGLDSATDVIISIITLAVSFIINIPSDKKHPWGHQRAETMAALILSFIIMTAGFQLFLTAAGKLINVYKGTANIPMPHILAVIVTASSIAVKLLLALNQHILGKKAGSMMIQANAKNMTNDVILSASVLTGLAISYFFNAPFFDAITALLVSVWIMKSGIELFIELNVELMDGNTNELLYKKLFEAANSVEGAHNPHRARIRRMSNLLDIDLDIEVDAKISICEGHCIAEKVTSAIKEKIENVYDVMIHVEPYGICNCEAEGFGLSEKDIEA comes from the coding sequence ATGAATAGCGATAATAGAATAAAACTTGTCAGAATTGCATCTCTTACAGCCCTCATAGGAAATATAATAATATGTATTGCAAAACTTATAATAGGTATTTATGCACAAAGTCTTTCGGTAATAGGCGACGGCCTAGACTCGGCAACTGACGTAATAATATCGATCATTACACTTGCGGTGAGTTTTATAATAAACATACCTTCAGACAAAAAACATCCTTGGGGTCATCAGCGTGCTGAAACAATGGCAGCTCTCATCTTATCATTTATAATAATGACAGCAGGGTTTCAACTTTTTCTTACAGCAGCAGGAAAACTAATAAATGTTTATAAAGGAACTGCAAATATTCCGATGCCCCACATACTTGCAGTTATCGTTACGGCATCTTCGATAGCCGTTAAACTCCTTTTAGCTTTAAATCAACATATTCTCGGCAAAAAAGCGGGAAGCATGATGATTCAGGCAAATGCAAAAAACATGACAAATGACGTTATTCTTTCTGCTTCGGTTTTAACCGGTCTTGCAATCTCATACTTTTTTAATGCGCCGTTTTTTGATGCAATTACAGCCCTTTTGGTAAGTGTGTGGATTATGAAATCGGGCATAGAACTTTTTATAGAATTAAATGTTGAACTAATGGATGGAAACACAAACGAGCTCTTATACAAAAAATTATTTGAAGCTGCAAATTCCGTTGAAGGCGCACATAATCCTCATCGAGCAAGAATAAGGAGGATGTCCAATCTTTTAGATATTGATCTGGATATAGAAGTTGATGCCAAAATAAGTATCTGCGAAGGCCACTGTATCGCTGAAAAGGTAACTTCTGCAATAAAAGAAAAGATAGAAAATGTTTATGATGTAATGATACATGTTGAACCCTACGGCATCTGCAACTGCGAAGCCGAAGGGTTCGGCCTATCCGAAAAAGACATTGAAGCCTAA
- a CDS encoding ABC transporter ATP-binding protein, whose protein sequence is MNDCLLQVCNLKKYFRLAHRDVLHAVDDVSFSINRGETVGIVGESGCGKTTLGRTILGLYRPNGGKIVFDGTDIGSASKKELHAFKKRAQIILQDPYASFNPRMTISQIISEGMEAHNLYKTKKEREDAVYSLLETVGLVPEHANRFPHEFSGGQRQRIGIARALAVEPDFIVCDEPISSLDVSIQAQIINLLIRLQKEFKMTYLFIAHDLSIVKYISDKVGVMYSGKLVEFAKSAELYKKPLHPYSQALISAIPSTDIASPMYARRIHIKGEISSAINPPQVCRFYKRCPKAFEKCKSISPDLVEIESGHFAACHLLNDKT, encoded by the coding sequence ATGAATGATTGTCTTTTACAAGTTTGCAATTTAAAAAAATATTTCCGTCTGGCACACCGCGATGTTCTTCACGCAGTAGATGATGTAAGCTTTTCAATAAATAGAGGGGAAACCGTAGGCATAGTAGGCGAATCGGGCTGCGGTAAAACAACTCTCGGAAGAACAATTCTGGGTTTATACCGTCCTAACGGCGGCAAAATAGTTTTCGACGGAACAGATATAGGTTCTGCCTCAAAAAAAGAACTGCACGCTTTTAAAAAGAGAGCTCAAATAATTTTACAAGATCCTTATGCTTCATTTAATCCGCGCATGACAATTTCGCAAATTATTTCTGAAGGAATGGAAGCTCATAACTTATACAAAACAAAAAAAGAAAGAGAGGATGCCGTATATTCTCTTCTCGAAACGGTAGGACTTGTACCCGAACATGCAAATAGATTTCCGCATGAATTTTCCGGAGGGCAAAGGCAGAGAATAGGAATTGCCAGAGCTTTGGCAGTAGAACCCGATTTTATAGTCTGCGATGAGCCGATTTCTTCATTAGATGTTTCAATTCAAGCACAGATAATAAATTTATTGATAAGACTTCAAAAAGAATTTAAAATGACTTATCTTTTTATTGCCCATGATTTATCTATAGTAAAATATATTTCGGACAAGGTCGGCGTTATGTACTCAGGTAAACTTGTGGAATTCGCAAAAAGTGCAGAACTATATAAAAAGCCTCTTCATCCTTATTCTCAAGCATTAATTTCAGCAATACCGAGCACAGATATAGCCTCGCCTATGTATGCAAGACGCATTCATATCAAAGGGGAAATAAGCAGCGCAATCAATCCGCCGCAAGTCTGCCGATTTTATAAACGCTGCCCCAAGGCCTTTGAAAAATGCAAATCGATTTCTCCCGATCTTGTCGAGATTGAAAGCGGACATTTTGCAGCCTGCCATTTACTCAATGATAAAACCTAA
- a CDS encoding ABC transporter ATP-binding protein: MKPILQVKNLEVTFKNYAGTIYAVNGISFDLYEDETLVLVGESGCGKSVTAHSILKLLPGKKTRIHENSQIIFEDKNILEYTEEEMQHIRGNEISMIFQDPLTYLNPTMPIGKQVMESILIHQRVSKKEALEQTIKILELAQIPDPEKRLKQYPHEFSGGMRQRVLISIALASNPKILIADEPTTALDVTIQAEILELIQKIQKETKTAVMLITHDLGIAAEIADRIQVMYAGKIIERGKTEHIFKNAQHPYTKALLAAVPSVNQLKEKTLYAPEGNHPDMLSLPKGCAFADRCEKCMKVCLTHQPPGMQIEEGHFTSCWLQHEFAKGKTDE, translated from the coding sequence ATGAAGCCGATTCTTCAAGTTAAAAATTTAGAAGTTACATTTAAAAATTATGCCGGAACAATTTATGCAGTAAACGGTATTTCGTTTGATTTGTATGAGGATGAAACTTTAGTGCTGGTAGGAGAATCAGGCTGCGGCAAAAGCGTCACAGCTCATTCGATTTTAAAACTCCTCCCCGGAAAAAAAACACGCATACACGAAAATTCTCAAATTATTTTTGAAGATAAAAATATCTTGGAATATACGGAAGAAGAAATGCAGCACATTCGAGGCAACGAAATATCCATGATATTTCAAGACCCTTTAACATATTTAAATCCTACAATGCCCATAGGCAAACAAGTTATGGAAAGCATTTTAATTCATCAAAGGGTAAGTAAAAAAGAAGCCTTGGAACAAACAATAAAAATTTTAGAATTGGCACAAATTCCCGACCCGGAAAAAAGGCTCAAACAATACCCTCACGAATTTTCAGGCGGAATGAGGCAGAGGGTTTTAATTTCAATTGCACTTGCAAGTAATCCTAAAATTTTAATTGCCGATGAACCGACAACAGCTCTCGACGTAACAATTCAAGCCGAAATCTTGGAACTAATACAAAAAATTCAAAAAGAAACAAAGACAGCGGTAATGCTTATCACACATGACCTTGGAATTGCAGCCGAGATCGCAGACCGCATTCAAGTCATGTATGCCGGAAAAATTATTGAGCGAGGCAAAACCGAACATATTTTTAAAAATGCGCAACACCCTTATACCAAGGCATTGCTTGCCGCTGTTCCATCAGTTAATCAGTTAAAAGAAAAAACACTTTATGCGCCTGAAGGAAATCATCCCGATATGCTTTCCCTTCCAAAAGGATGCGCCTTTGCAGATAGGTGCGAAAAATGTATGAAGGTTTGTCTTACCCATCAACCTCCCGGAATGCAAATAGAAGAAGGTCATTTTACCTCATGTTGGCTTCAACATGAATTTGCAAAAGGAAAAACAGATGAATGA
- a CDS encoding ABC transporter permease, whose protein sequence is MNKIDSDCNNQIKELDLKPEDFIPVNRTKKTLQTTRVSIGFWEDVRRRFKKSKRALFSCIVLGLIILVCTFGPILSGYPDDEGNLKEKNMSPSSSHFFGTDELGRDIFTRVCKGGRASLLIAIIGTAIDISIGLIYGGISAYTGGKTDTVMMRIVEILSSVPYLITAILISLIFGKGIFSIIIAMTITGWCFTARLVRGQILQLKNQDFVLAAKALGTSPFKIIVKHLLPNTVSVMIIALTFDIPSFIFGEAFLSYIGLGIQPPYTSWGLLASEAQKTMLFYPYQLFFPALFISLTILSLQIIGDALRDAMDPHLRKNK, encoded by the coding sequence ATGAATAAAATAGATTCCGATTGCAATAATCAAATTAAAGAACTCGATTTAAAACCTGAAGATTTTATCCCTGTCAACAGAACAAAAAAAACTCTTCAAACTACAAGGGTAAGTATTGGTTTTTGGGAAGATGTAAGAAGGCGCTTTAAAAAAAGCAAACGTGCCCTTTTTTCTTGCATAGTTTTAGGATTAATTATTTTGGTATGTACATTCGGGCCTATCTTAAGCGGATACCCGGATGATGAAGGAAATTTAAAAGAAAAAAATATGAGCCCTTCCTCTTCACACTTTTTTGGAACGGATGAATTAGGGCGCGATATATTTACGAGAGTATGCAAGGGCGGAAGAGCCTCTCTTTTAATCGCAATTATAGGTACTGCAATAGATATAAGCATCGGCTTGATTTATGGAGGAATCTCGGCCTATACAGGAGGAAAAACGGATACCGTAATGATGAGAATAGTAGAAATACTTTCAAGTGTTCCTTATTTAATTACCGCTATTTTAATTTCGCTTATTTTCGGTAAAGGTATTTTTTCGATTATCATCGCAATGACAATCACAGGCTGGTGCTTTACGGCACGTCTTGTACGGGGGCAGATCCTTCAACTTAAAAATCAAGATTTTGTTTTAGCAGCAAAAGCTTTAGGTACAAGTCCTTTTAAAATAATAGTAAAACATTTACTTCCCAATACCGTAAGCGTTATGATAATAGCTTTGACCTTCGATATTCCTTCATTTATTTTTGGGGAAGCCTTTTTATCTTATATCGGTTTAGGAATACAGCCTCCATATACAAGCTGGGGACTGTTAGCTTCCGAGGCTCAAAAAACGATGCTTTTTTATCCTTATCAATTATTTTTTCCGGCCCTCTTTATAAGTTTGACAATTTTATCGTTACAGATTATAGGTGACGCTTTACGGGATGCAATGGACCCTCATTTAAGGAAGAACAAATGA
- a CDS encoding phosphodiester glycosidase family protein, producing MFLNSKQNKFVLFFIFSFFLFCSCQSIYKKHSPDFSFIENSKKEFVWEELTKGVWISHIEYEDYPLIVHAVKLDLTNPKLKIVVTESELFNDKGMVKRETTLSFAKRHNTIVSVNASFFKLKSFLFSSRGEPIGIHIDKKIHLSKPFLEYGALCFSPDNSAFIIEKQKLENLVGIEYAVSGHKVILKNGKAVIADIIAREDSRTCAGIDEDGKTLFIFFAEAENKKKSRGITFNQAYFFMRKLGASHALHLDGGGSSTLIIKRKNNFFVEVPSISNFSLRKVVTNLGFIIE from the coding sequence ATGTTTTTAAATTCTAAACAAAATAAATTTGTGCTTTTTTTTATCTTCTCATTTTTTTTATTTTGCTCTTGTCAAAGCATTTATAAAAAACATTCTCCTGATTTTTCTTTCATAGAAAATTCAAAAAAAGAATTTGTATGGGAAGAATTGACAAAGGGTGTTTGGATTTCTCATATTGAATATGAAGATTATCCTCTTATAGTGCATGCAGTAAAATTGGATTTAACCAATCCTAAGTTAAAAATTGTTGTAACCGAGTCTGAACTTTTTAATGATAAGGGAATGGTGAAACGGGAAACAACTTTAAGTTTTGCAAAAAGGCATAATACAATAGTATCCGTAAATGCTTCATTTTTTAAATTAAAATCTTTTTTATTTTCTTCACGAGGAGAACCTATCGGTATTCATATAGACAAAAAAATACATTTATCTAAACCCTTTCTTGAATATGGAGCACTTTGTTTTTCACCGGATAATTCGGCCTTTATAATCGAAAAACAAAAGCTTGAAAATCTTGTCGGTATTGAATATGCAGTGAGCGGACACAAGGTAATTTTAAAAAACGGAAAAGCCGTTATCGCCGATATTATTGCAAGAGAAGACTCAAGAACTTGTGCGGGGATAGATGAAGACGGTAAAACTTTGTTTATTTTTTTTGCCGAAGCTGAAAACAAGAAAAAAAGCAGGGGTATAACTTTTAATCAGGCTTATTTTTTTATGCGAAAACTTGGCGCAAGCCATGCTCTTCATTTGGATGGAGGGGGTTCAAGTACTTTGATAATCAAAAGAAAAAATAATTTTTTTGTTGAAGTTCCGTCAATTTCGAATTTTAGTTTACGCAAGGTTGTGACTAATTTAGGTTTTATCATTGAGTAA
- a CDS encoding M15 family metallopeptidase has product MHSTLKKYFFLSFFFILILCIYPNDKTDSDENVYKKNYVEFSKILPQNIRDKINKNKKKFFKDLNKVLAAEKEGELILVDKKHLLDNTYKPKNVILLFNMKDRKYLLDRFDIYLAKIAERPLQKMAEAAKKDGIKIWVSSAYRPYNYQSKLFARYVRVYGKKKALSFSAPPGASQHQLGTVVDFGSISNSYAGTAAGKWMLKNAWKYGWSLSYPKHMEHITGYKWESWHYRYLGVEACKFQKEWFGDVQQYMLEFIHIWKKQKAKLN; this is encoded by the coding sequence ATGCATTCTACTCTAAAGAAGTATTTTTTTCTCTCTTTCTTTTTTATTTTAATACTTTGCATCTATCCAAATGATAAAACAGATTCGGATGAAAATGTATATAAAAAAAATTATGTTGAATTTTCAAAAATTCTTCCGCAAAATATACGCGATAAAATAAACAAAAATAAAAAAAAGTTTTTTAAAGACTTAAATAAAGTTTTGGCTGCAGAAAAAGAAGGAGAATTGATTTTGGTCGATAAAAAGCATCTTCTTGATAATACTTATAAGCCTAAAAACGTTATATTGTTGTTCAATATGAAAGACAGAAAATATCTTCTCGATCGATTCGATATTTATCTGGCAAAAATTGCAGAACGGCCTTTACAAAAGATGGCAGAGGCAGCAAAAAAAGATGGAATAAAAATATGGGTAAGTTCGGCTTATAGACCTTATAATTATCAATCAAAACTTTTTGCAAGATATGTTCGTGTATACGGTAAAAAGAAAGCCTTATCTTTTTCAGCACCTCCCGGGGCAAGTCAGCATCAGCTGGGTACTGTTGTAGATTTCGGCAGTATTTCGAATTCTTATGCCGGTACTGCTGCAGGGAAATGGATGCTTAAGAATGCGTGGAAGTACGGCTGGTCGCTTTCCTATCCAAAGCATATGGAGCATATTACGGGCTATAAATGGGAAAGTTGGCATTACAGATATTTAGGCGTTGAGGCTTGCAAGTTTCAAAAAGAATGGTTCGGTGATGTTCAGCAATATATGCTGGAGTTCATTCATATTTGGAAAAAACAAAAAGCAAAACTCAATTAG
- a CDS encoding STAS domain-containing protein, which yields MENLIINESNVSGCLLLTVEGTVNLYTSGDFEKKVYSAIKDNDVILDLSKVISLSSSGIGVLMSAHNDGEDNGHKLYILNPAKDVKMALDTTGFSDVFNIIHSVDEI from the coding sequence ATGGAAAATTTAATTATTAATGAATCAAATGTATCCGGATGTTTGTTATTAACTGTCGAGGGTACCGTCAATCTTTATACGTCAGGTGACTTTGAAAAAAAAGTATATTCGGCGATTAAAGATAATGATGTGATTTTAGATTTATCAAAGGTGATAAGTCTTTCATCATCGGGTATCGGCGTGTTAATGTCTGCACATAATGACGGCGAAGATAACGGACATAAACTGTATATTTTGAATCCTGCAAAAGATGTCAAAATGGCTTTGGACACAACCGGTTTTTCGGATGTATTCAATATTATCCATTCTGTTGATGAGATATAA